One stretch of Sylvia atricapilla isolate bSylAtr1 chromosome 4, bSylAtr1.pri, whole genome shotgun sequence DNA includes these proteins:
- the CYTL1 gene encoding cytokine-like protein 1 has protein sequence MLLLLFALLSAALPASAAPPTCYSRVLSLSKEITESFKELQTSKTVDSCVETLPRLYLDIHNYCVLAKLRDFVAYPGCDRVVEVNELKEKARSLYTILISYCRRDLVFLTDDCNALEIPISPPIEHSITES, from the exons atgctgctgctcctgtttgcgctgctctctgctgctctgccagccagcGCAGCCCCTCCGACTTGCTACTCGAGGGTGTTGTCTCTGAGCAAGGAAATCACAGAGTCCTTCAAGGAGCTGCAGACCTCCAAAACTGTG GACTCGTGCGTGGAGACGCTGCCCAGGCTGTACTTGGACATACAC AATTACTGTGTGTTGGCAAAACTCCGTGATTTTGTGGCCTACCCTGGATGTGACAGAGTGGTTGAAGTGAATGAGCTGAAGGAAAAAGCCCGGAGCCTGTACACCATCCTGATCTCCTACTGCAGAAGG gACCTGGTGTTCCTCACTGATGACTGTAATGCTCTGGAAATTCCTATTTCACCTCCCATTGAACACTCCATCACTGAGAGCTAA